The following coding sequences are from one Panicum hallii strain FIL2 chromosome 5, PHallii_v3.1, whole genome shotgun sequence window:
- the LOC112892533 gene encoding uncharacterized protein LOC112892533 has translation MPVTDEDFCHWRSSRRASSRAVAATGASSAALSSTAVKLERGGVAAGRVLLLLLDVSCCCLRAGVTEGQAEADMRNRDVQAMYCPCIDCLNQKKFGQRDNIFHHLIRRGFTKNYTCWNKHGEEGLNEVEAGCLNEGEARHHAQGINEEAARCHDEALDEGGVFEENEPFPPFVMRPDDMTDQEVTGFDDGEELQHVHNVDQMVRDVEFQGVYTTSKLARLKQFIEDSKKPLYPGCQKYSRLSGDLKLLQLKADHVWSNKSFKQLLDLFRDMLPEGNQVAESVYEAKKIICPLGIEVEKIHACKNSCVLFHGDYADFDKCPKCGCDRYKRKKDGGDDNADDGNVPVEIRGKKKVNRGGHVRVAWHFPVIPRLKRWFTTRKKAQLLQWHKEGRKKENDKLRHPADAAQWGNIDSHFKWFADDCRNLRFAMTTDGVNPFGNQSSTHSTWPVVLSMCNLPPWLCKKRKYMMLTILVSGPKQPGDRIDVYLRPLVDDLKTLWKPGVKEVWDESGHEEFTLHAMLFTTINDNPAHRNLSSQSKRKGAACPHCLEETCSLWLRNSKKFAFMGHRRFLSKKHPYRDMDCQFNGKRRIERRLCM, from the exons ATGCCCGTTACCGATGAGGACTTCTG TCACTGGCGCAGCAGCCGGCGGGCTTCctcccgcgccgtcgccgcgaccggcgcctcCTCGGCCGCACTCTCCTCCACCGCCGTCAAGCTGGAGCGCGGCGGCGTTGCTGCTGGACgtgtcctgctgctgctgctggacgTGTCCTGCTGCTGCCTTCGTGCCGGCGTCACCGAAG GTCAAGCAGAGGCGGATATGAGAAACCGTGATGTTCAGGCAATGTATTGCCCCTGTATAGATTGTCTCAACCAGAAGAAGTTCGGACAACGGGACAACATTTTTCATCATTTGATCAGACGTGGTTTCACAAAAAATTACACGTGTTGGAACAAACATGGTGAGGAAGGCCTTAATGAAGTCGAAGCAGGATGCCTAAATGAAGGTGAAGCGCGACACCATGCTCAAGGCATTAATGAAGAGGCAGCGCGATGCCATGATGAAGCCCTTGATGAAGGTGGAGTTTTTGAGGAAAATGAACCATTCCCACCCTTTGTGATGAGGCCTGATGATATGACTGATCAAGAAGTTACGGGCTTCGATGATGGTGAGGAGTTGCAACATGTGCACAATGTTGATCAAATGGTGCGGGATGTTGAGTTTCAAGGAGTGTACACAACTTCTAAATTAGCGAGGCTGAAGCAGTTCATTGAAGATTCAAAGAAACCCCTCTATCCTGGTTGCCAGAAGTACTCTCGCCTTTCTGGTGATCTAAAACTTTTGCAGCTTAAGGCAGATCATGTTTGGAGCAACAAAAGTTTCAAACAACTATTGGATCTGTTTAGAGACATGCTACCTGAGGGAAACCAAGTAGCCGAGTCTGTCTATGAGGCAAAGAAGATAATCTGTCCTCTGGGAATAGAGGTTGAAAAAATTCATGCATGCAAGAACAGTTGTGTATTGTTCCATGGAGATTATGCAGACTTTGACAAGTGCCCCAAGTGTGGGTGTGATCGGTACAAGAGGAAAAAAGATGGTGGAGATGATAATGCTGATGACGGGAATGTGCCCGTGGAGATTAGAGGCAAGAAGAAGGTTAACAGAGGGGGTCATGTGAGGGTGGCATGGCATTTTCCCGTCATTCCCCGGTTGAAAAGATGGTTCACCACAAGAAAGAAGGCCCAACTCTTGCAGTGGCATAAGGAAGGCCGAAAGAAGGAAAATGACAAGCTTAGGCACCCCGCAGATGCAGCACAATGGGGTAACATTGATTCCCACTTTAAGTGGTTTGCTGATGATTGTAGAAACCTTCGGTTCGCTATGACCACAGATGGCGTTAACCCATTCGGTAACCAGAGTTCaacacatagcacctggcctgTCGTGCTGTCAATGTGCAACCTTCCACCCTGGCTATGCAAGAAACGGAAATACATGATGCTGACAATATTAGTCTCTGGGCCAAAGCAACCTGGCGACCGTATTGATGTCTACTTGAGGCCACTAGTTGATGACTTGAAGACACTTTGGAAGCCTGGTGTGAAGGAGGTTTGGGATGAGTCCGGGCATGAGGAGTTCACATTGCACGCCATGTTGTTCACCACCATCAACGACAACCCGGCTCATCGCAACCTCTCCAGCCAGAGTAAAAGGAAAGGTGCAGCTTGCCCACATTGCTTGGAAGAAACTTGCTCATTGTGGCTAAGAAATTCAAAGAAATTTGCATTTATGGGGCACCGTCGTTTCCTCAGCAAGAAACATCCCTACCGGGACATGGATTGTCAGTTTAATGGGAAAAGGAGAATCGAGCGGCGCCTCTGCATGTGA
- the LOC112891683 gene encoding protein indeterminate-domain 7-like has translation MSSSNLTSSASGGPNAPPAAGNKRKRSLPGNPDPDAEVVALSPATLMATNRFVCEICGKGFQRDQNLQLHRRGHNLPWKLKQRGTGKEAQRKKVYVCPEASCVHHDPARALGDLTGIKKHFFRKHGEKKWKCDKCSKKYAVHSDWKAHSKICGTREYKCDCGTIFSRRDSFITHRAFCDALTEESAKAIGLGAMAAAAPAHHHPLLYSPPPPVMQHQVQDLAALQENHHHHQEVMQPPPAQQQHHCNYAMKTEMPPWPSMAYDHHAHPLLQPLCNAAAAAAQSSATSAPPPPPPPAASAHLSATALLQKAAQMGATIGGAGAGAHYTQMAGPAASAPGSATFGLGLPGLSAQQQPVDGVMGSLARTASHGRSGEDGGGGGGGGDGMTRDFLGLRAFSHGDILGLAGFDSSCLGAVAANANMTCYEPQQQAQAQAQQQQQSSNEPWHGMGSHS, from the exons ATGTCCAGCTCCAacctcacctcctccgcctccggcgGGCCCAACGCGCCGCCGGCTGCCGGCAACAAGCGCAAGCGGAGCCTCCCAGGAAACCCCG ACCCCGACGCGGAGGTGGTGGCGCTGTCGCCGGCGACGCTGATGGCGACGAACCGGTTCGTGTGCGAGATCTGCGGCAAGGGGTTCCAGCGGGACCAGAACCTGCAGCTGCACCGGCGCGGCCACAACCTGCCGTGGAAGCTCAAGCAGCGGGGCACCGGCAAGGAGGCGCAGCGGAAGAAGGTGTACGTGTGCCCGGAGGCCTCCTGCGTCCACCACGACCCCGCCCGCGCGCTCGGCGACCTCACCGGCATCAAGAAGCACTTCTTCCGCAAGCACGGCGAGAAGAAGTGGAAGTGCGACAAGTGCTCCAAGAAGTACGCCGTCCACTCCGACTGGAAGGCGCACTCCAAGATCTGCGGCACCAGGGAGTACAAGTGCGACTGTGGCACCATCTTCTCCAG GCGGGACAGCTTCATCACGCACCGCGCCTTCTGCGACGCGCTCACCGAGGAGAGTGCCAAGGCCATCGGCCTCGGCGCCATggcagccgccgcgccggcgcacCACCACCCGCTGCTCtactcccctccgccgccggtgatGCAGCACCAGGTCCAGGACCTCGCCGCGCTCCAGGAGAACCATCACCACCACCAGGAGGTCATGCAGCCGCCGCCagcgcagcagcagcatcactgCAACTACGCCATGAAGACGGAGATGCCGCCGTGGCCGTCGATGGCATACGACCACCACGCCCACCCGCTGCTGCAGCCGCTctgcaacgccgccgccgcagccgcgcaGAGCTCGGCcacgtccgcgccgccgccgccgccgccgcccgccgcgtcgGCGCACCTGTCGGCCACGGCGCTGCTGCAGAAGGCGGCGCAGATGGGCGCCACCATCGGTggagcgggcgcgggcgcgcacTACACCCAGATGGCGGGCCCCGCGGCGAGCGCGCCCGGCAGCGCCACCTTCGGGCTCGGCCTCCCTGGCCTGAGCGCGCAGCAGCAGCCGGTGGACGGCGTCATGGGCAGCCTCGCGAGAACCGCCTCCCACGGCCGCagcggcgaggacggcggcggcggcggcgggggaggcgacGGCATGACGAGGGACTTCCTTGGCCTACGCGCCTTCTCCCACGGCGACATCCTCGGCCTCGCCGGCTTCGATTCCTCGTGCCtgggcgccgtcgccgccaacGCCAACATGACCTGCTACGAGCCGCAGCAAcaggcgcaggcgcaggcgcagcagcagcagcaaagcAGCAACGAGCCATGGCACGGCATGGGCAGCCATAGCTAA